The following is a genomic window from Acidobacteriota bacterium.
ACATCATGAACTCGATCGACGACATCCGTATACGCGGCACCATGCGCGACATCATCGGACTGATGCAGACTGCTCGCCAGCGCGCCATCAAAGACAACAACTATTACCAGCTCGCTATCACGCCTGACAACCGCACGGCTTTCGTCGACCTGAATGGGGACGGCGTCCTCACCAGCGGCGGCGTGAACTCCGAGCCCGCGGTGCAGATCCCCGTCAGCATCCTGCTGGGCAACGCAGGCGCGCCGGTGTGGGCGCCATCGACTACGCTGGGACCGAACTTCAATCCCACAATGAACGTGCCACCGGCGTTCAACAATCGCGGATTGCCTTGCATCGTGGGCGGCGGAAACTGTGTCACGCGCACCGGTGGCATGGTTCCCGGCCTGCCGGGCGCGAACGTTGCCTTCCAGTTTTATTTCAGCCAGACGCGCACTTTCGGGCCGCAGGGTTGGGCGGCGGTCACGGTCACGCCCGCCGGCCGCATGAAGGCCTGGTACTACGAGCCGCGCACTGGCCGTTGGAACGA
Proteins encoded in this region:
- a CDS encoding prepilin-type N-terminal cleavage/methylation domain-containing protein; the protein is MTIDSQRPRRRQGGFTLIELLIVIAIMLVISAMAMPNIMNSIDDIRIRGTMRDIIGLMQTARQRAIKDNNYYQLAITPDNRTAFVDLNGDGVLTSGGVNSEPAVQIPVSILLGNAGAPVWAPSTTLGPNFNPTMNVPPAFNNRGLPCIVGGGNCVTRTGGMVPGLPGANVAFQFYFSQTRTFGPQGWAAVTVTPAGRMKAWYYEPRTGRWNE